In Prosthecochloris sp. GSB1, the following proteins share a genomic window:
- a CDS encoding propionyl-CoA synthetase translates to MSLSYNRLYQESIDSPETFWAKAGEKLHWYKKWDKVLDDSNPPFYRWFAGGKTNTCYNALDRHVDEGRGNDTAIIYDSPVTGKKKRYTFREFRDEVALFAGALQSRGLRKGDRVIIYMPMIPEALIAMLACARIGAIHSVVFGGFASHELAVRIDDCKPKIIISASCGIERDKIVDYKRLLDFAIELAHFKPEICIVRQREQLKAPLNEERDLTWKQTLLGAEPAPCVPLESSDPLYILYTSGTTGKPKGVVRDNGGHMVAMKWSMEHIYGMKPGETYWAASDVGWVVGHSYIVYGPLLNGNATIIFEGKPVGTPDPGVFWRIIEEYGVSIFFTAPTAFRAIKKEDPNGTYLKKHDLTNFRTLFLAGERADPDTVKWAEEKLGVPVIDHWWQTETGWAIAANCQGIEPGPVKYGSASKPVPGYNVKVLNHEMEELGTGKMGDIVIKHPLPPGTMLTLWKADNRFVESYMTEFPGYYQTSDAGYIDEDGYVYVMSRTDDIINVAGHRLSTGAIEAELSAHPDVAESAVIGVADDLKGEVPVGFLVLKTGVDTPHSQIIKHVIEYVRENIGPVASFKKAVIVQRLPKTRSGKILRGTMRKIANSEEYSMPATIDDPAILEEITEALKSIGYATNKP, encoded by the coding sequence ATGTCGCTTTCCTACAATAGGTTATACCAGGAATCCATTGACAGCCCTGAAACGTTCTGGGCCAAAGCCGGCGAAAAACTCCACTGGTACAAAAAATGGGACAAGGTGCTCGACGACTCGAACCCGCCTTTTTACCGCTGGTTCGCGGGCGGAAAGACCAACACCTGCTACAACGCGCTCGACCGGCACGTCGACGAGGGACGGGGCAACGACACGGCCATTATCTATGACAGCCCGGTAACCGGAAAGAAAAAACGCTACACCTTCCGCGAATTCCGCGACGAAGTCGCGCTTTTCGCCGGAGCGCTCCAATCGAGAGGCCTTCGCAAGGGTGACCGGGTCATTATCTACATGCCGATGATACCCGAAGCGCTTATCGCCATGCTCGCTTGTGCGCGGATCGGGGCGATACATTCGGTGGTTTTCGGAGGGTTCGCCTCGCACGAACTGGCCGTCAGAATCGACGACTGCAAACCGAAAATCATCATATCGGCCTCCTGCGGCATCGAACGCGACAAGATCGTCGATTACAAGCGCCTGCTGGATTTCGCCATCGAACTCGCCCACTTCAAACCGGAAATATGCATCGTCCGCCAACGTGAACAGCTCAAGGCGCCTCTGAACGAGGAACGTGACCTGACATGGAAGCAAACCCTGCTCGGAGCCGAACCGGCGCCGTGCGTACCACTCGAATCCTCCGATCCGCTCTATATTCTTTACACCTCGGGCACGACCGGCAAGCCCAAGGGTGTCGTGCGCGACAACGGCGGGCACATGGTCGCCATGAAATGGAGCATGGAACATATCTACGGCATGAAGCCCGGCGAAACCTACTGGGCGGCGAGCGATGTCGGCTGGGTCGTCGGACATTCCTATATCGTCTACGGTCCGTTGCTCAACGGAAACGCGACGATCATCTTCGAAGGCAAGCCAGTCGGAACTCCCGATCCCGGCGTTTTCTGGAGAATCATAGAAGAGTACGGTGTTTCGATATTTTTCACCGCTCCGACGGCTTTCCGGGCGATCAAGAAAGAGGACCCCAATGGAACGTATCTGAAAAAACACGACCTCACGAACTTCAGAACGCTCTTTCTCGCCGGCGAACGCGCCGATCCCGACACCGTCAAATGGGCAGAGGAAAAACTCGGCGTGCCGGTCATCGACCACTGGTGGCAGACCGAAACCGGCTGGGCCATCGCCGCGAACTGCCAGGGCATAGAACCGGGGCCCGTCAAGTACGGCTCGGCATCGAAGCCTGTGCCCGGTTACAACGTCAAGGTGCTCAACCACGAAATGGAGGAGCTGGGCACGGGCAAGATGGGAGACATCGTCATCAAACACCCCCTTCCGCCAGGCACGATGCTCACGCTCTGGAAAGCCGACAACCGTTTTGTCGAGAGCTACATGACGGAATTCCCCGGCTACTACCAGACGAGCGACGCAGGCTACATCGACGAGGACGGCTACGTCTATGTCATGTCTCGCACGGACGATATCATCAACGTCGCGGGACACCGGCTGTCCACGGGAGCGATCGAAGCCGAACTGAGCGCTCATCCGGACGTCGCGGAAAGCGCCGTCATCGGCGTGGCCGACGACCTCAAGGGAGAAGTTCCTGTGGGCTTCCTCGTTCTGAAAACCGGCGTCGATACGCCGCATTCCCAGATCATTAAACACGTCATCGAGTATGTTCGCGAAAACATAGGCCCGGTGGCTTCGTTCAAAAAAGCCGTCATTGTGCAGCGCCTGCCAAAAACCCGTTCGGGCAAAATTCTCAGGGGCACCATGCGCAAGATCGCGAATTCAGAGGAATACTCGATGCCGGCGACCATAGACGACCCCGCCATTCTCGAAGAGATCACCGAAGCCCTGAAAAGCATCGGCTATGCGACAAACAAGCCTTAG
- a CDS encoding transketolase family protein: MQENHSLAGAGDYPSRGNIPTRRGFGEALLEAGRKDRSVTGLCADLTGSLHMDLFRDEFPERFVETGIAEANMISMAAGLAATGMKPFAGSFAVFATGRVYDQIRQSVCYSRLNVKICASHAGLTLGEDGATHQMLEDIGLMRGLPNMTVVVPSDYSETKRAVKALVEHEGPAYLRFGRPPVPDFSRDEDGFEIGRSIELHAGKDVTVIACGVMVWKALEAARILEMEGVGVRVLNMHTIKPIDRLAIVRAANDTGAIVTAEEHQVNNGLGDAVAHVCGENIPVPIEMVGVEDSFGESGRADELMKKYKLTTEDILEKIYLALRRKY; encoded by the coding sequence ATGCAGGAAAACCATTCTCTCGCCGGAGCCGGCGATTACCCTTCCCGCGGCAATATCCCTACGCGAAGGGGATTCGGAGAAGCCCTTCTCGAAGCAGGGAGAAAAGACCGTTCCGTCACGGGCTTGTGCGCCGATCTCACCGGTTCGCTGCACATGGACCTTTTCCGGGACGAGTTTCCCGAACGTTTTGTCGAAACGGGCATCGCTGAAGCCAACATGATTTCAATGGCTGCCGGCCTCGCCGCGACAGGCATGAAACCCTTCGCCGGGAGTTTCGCGGTTTTTGCCACCGGCAGGGTCTACGACCAGATTCGGCAGTCCGTATGCTATTCGAGGTTAAACGTAAAGATTTGCGCGTCACACGCGGGCCTCACTCTCGGAGAGGACGGCGCGACGCACCAGATGCTCGAGGATATAGGGCTCATGAGAGGTTTGCCGAACATGACGGTTGTCGTTCCAAGCGACTACAGTGAAACGAAGCGCGCTGTGAAGGCGTTGGTAGAGCATGAGGGTCCGGCTTATCTCCGGTTCGGCCGTCCGCCGGTTCCCGATTTCTCCCGCGATGAAGACGGTTTCGAAATAGGCCGGTCGATCGAACTGCATGCCGGAAAGGACGTGACGGTCATCGCATGCGGCGTCATGGTGTGGAAGGCGCTCGAGGCGGCAAGGATACTTGAAATGGAAGGTGTCGGCGTCAGGGTTCTCAACATGCATACCATCAAGCCGATAGACCGGCTGGCGATCGTCAGGGCGGCAAACGACACAGGGGCGATCGTGACCGCCGAGGAACATCAGGTCAACAACGGACTTGGCGACGCCGTGGCGCATGTGTGCGGGGAGAACATTCCGGTTCCGATCGAGATGGTCGGGGTGGAAGACAGCTTTGGCGAATCCGGAAGAGCGGACGAGCTGATGAAAAAATACAAACTCACGACTGAAGATATACTTGAAAAGATCTATCTGGCCCTGCGCAGGAAATACTGA
- a CDS encoding histidine phosphatase family protein, translating into MDGNNMRVPFDDRPDFSHKKEHNTSIPHKSFYFVRHGESEANKLRIMCGGGYDTPLTEKGRLQTNEARRILGMLGDEKPRVLCHSDLSRAKETAQLLNKEIRLFSLSMPGLREHRMGKWEGLSWDEVVPMLEKKVDPENGERFIDFNRRIFCVTSDILTTHTLPLIVAHGGFWHALASIHGYEATEWPVNARLYFFRAVKNHEGFPWQICAYTLSAMKSVVQTDNSHVMVANRFSKNQKE; encoded by the coding sequence ATGGATGGAAACAACATGAGAGTGCCATTTGACGATCGGCCTGATTTTTCTCATAAAAAAGAGCACAATACGTCAATCCCTCATAAATCGTTTTACTTTGTCAGGCACGGCGAATCCGAAGCAAACAAACTGAGAATCATGTGTGGCGGCGGTTACGACACCCCATTAACGGAAAAAGGGCGCTTGCAGACAAATGAAGCCCGCCGTATTCTCGGGATGCTCGGTGATGAAAAACCGCGCGTGTTATGTCACAGTGATTTGTCAAGAGCGAAAGAAACCGCACAATTACTCAATAAGGAAATACGGCTCTTCTCCCTCTCCATGCCTGGTTTGAGAGAGCATCGCATGGGTAAATGGGAAGGGTTATCATGGGACGAAGTTGTTCCTATGCTGGAAAAAAAAGTCGATCCTGAAAACGGAGAACGTTTTATTGATTTCAATCGGCGCATTTTTTGCGTAACCTCTGATATTTTAACGACGCATACGTTACCACTTATCGTAGCGCACGGGGGATTTTGGCACGCATTGGCTTCGATCCATGGCTATGAGGCTACAGAATGGCCTGTTAACGCGAGGCTTTACTTCTTTCGGGCCGTGAAAAATCATGAAGGGTTCCCGTGGCAGATATGCGCCTATACATTATCCGCCATGAAGTCAGTCGTTCAAACTGATAACAGTCATGTAATGGTTGCCAACCGGTTTTCGAAAAACCAGAAGGAGTAA
- a CDS encoding FAD-dependent oxidoreductase codes for MEGRNKSVLVLGGGLAGLTAAKRLVDQGFEVTLLEKRSVYGGKVSSWKDEDGDWIESGTHCFFGAYDVLYDLMREINAYQGVLWKDHRLTYTLSGGGSFTFDTWDTPSPLHLAPAIVKNGYFRFGEMFSFSKSLIPLALKKDKYPPTQDHLTFTEWARRHKFGDRLLDKMFRPMALALKFIPPEEISAKIILDVTEVFYRIPDASRMGFLKGAPQEYLIGPLQQYSGAKGARFLSSTAVDELLYDGGEIKGVRLKNGEVMTADYYLCALPIHNLNSVLPATLKKERNFFGDLEKLEGVPVISVQIWYDRQITPEDNVLFSPDGIIPVYADLGNTTPDYRTLRGEPHLGKSRFEFCVAPARELMPLSKEEIVARVDRNIRDCFPHTSKGANILKSTLVKIPRSVYAPLPHMERYRPTQNTPVPNLFLAGGFTQQLYYDSMGGAVMSANLASEEIVRTAGRK; via the coding sequence ATGGAGGGAAGAAACAAGTCCGTTCTCGTACTCGGCGGAGGGCTTGCGGGCCTGACGGCCGCAAAAAGACTGGTTGACCAGGGTTTCGAGGTCACGCTTCTCGAAAAGCGTTCCGTATACGGCGGAAAAGTGTCCTCCTGGAAGGACGAGGACGGCGACTGGATCGAGTCCGGCACGCACTGTTTTTTCGGCGCTTATGACGTGCTCTACGATCTCATGCGCGAGATCAACGCCTATCAGGGCGTGCTGTGGAAGGATCACCGGTTGACCTATACGCTTTCCGGAGGAGGCAGCTTCACGTTCGATACCTGGGATACGCCGAGTCCGCTGCACCTTGCGCCAGCCATTGTCAAAAACGGCTATTTCAGGTTCGGTGAAATGTTTTCTTTCTCGAAATCCCTGATTCCCCTGGCTCTGAAAAAGGACAAATATCCTCCTACGCAGGATCATCTGACCTTCACCGAATGGGCGCGTCGCCACAAGTTCGGCGACCGTCTGCTCGACAAGATGTTCCGCCCTATGGCTCTGGCGCTCAAATTCATTCCGCCCGAGGAGATTTCGGCCAAGATCATACTCGACGTCACCGAGGTGTTCTATCGTATTCCCGACGCTTCCCGCATGGGGTTTCTCAAGGGCGCGCCGCAGGAGTATCTCATCGGTCCGCTTCAGCAGTATTCCGGGGCCAAGGGCGCTCGTTTCCTTTCCTCCACGGCGGTGGATGAGCTGCTTTACGATGGGGGTGAAATCAAGGGAGTGCGCCTGAAAAACGGAGAGGTGATGACGGCGGACTACTATCTCTGCGCCCTGCCGATTCACAATCTCAACAGTGTGCTGCCCGCAACGCTCAAAAAGGAACGAAATTTTTTCGGTGATCTCGAAAAGCTCGAGGGAGTTCCCGTGATTTCGGTACAGATATGGTACGACCGACAGATAACGCCGGAGGACAACGTGCTCTTCAGCCCGGACGGCATCATACCGGTCTATGCTGACCTGGGCAATACAACGCCCGATTACCGGACGCTGCGGGGCGAGCCGCACCTCGGCAAATCACGTTTCGAGTTCTGCGTGGCTCCGGCGAGGGAGCTGATGCCGCTGTCGAAAGAGGAGATTGTCGCGCGCGTCGACCGCAATATACGCGACTGTTTTCCGCATACGTCGAAAGGCGCGAACATACTGAAGTCGACGCTGGTGAAAATTCCCCGCTCGGTCTACGCGCCCCTGCCGCACATGGAGCGGTATCGTCCTACGCAGAATACTCCGGTGCCGAACCTTTTCCTTGCCGGCGGGTTTACGCAGCAGCTCTATTACGATTCGATGGGCGGGGCGGTCATGAGCGCGAACCTCGCATCGGAGGAAATCGTACGCACGGCCGGGAGAAAATAA
- a CDS encoding carboxyl transferase domain-containing protein translates to MKHFYLPFEKRPDFNCSAEAIGQLGEYEKYQLSFHPERPKYLDYLSIFDRVEECLQSDLPGACLIQTHRALLDTANGPLEVMLIGQQSAPTSDFEELQKIMKNNGLARQWNNGMPTPAAYERAIGAIDLAGKEGRLIITMIDTPGADPTEEAEAGGIAWKIGKCMQSLAESPVPTISVIMNRGCSGGAIAMTGCDRVLAMEYSTYLVISPEACSSILFRTRNKASLAAEISQITSREAHAHGIVDDLVPEPEGPAHRFAEAAKRSLKQALGNHAAALAAIPRETIFEHRIEKWRGIGKWDTLSESAVAAMQKQVSRKLKKPDDSPFIKRHSRCRDSSGRRFYDPVLFERLLAENYVCSECGYRYTRLSAQDYIDLVLDRESFREHSETRHIVDLDILAFPGYREKLLEARKSTGMATAFITGDGTVDGRDVVFCATDFGFLGGSFCMSTGEKIWQAAQIAIRRRCPLIVQAAGGGARMHEGCSSMVSIPKAHVALSRIERASLPLVTIVTDPTLGGVAIGFGSRGIRLFEYNAGNIGFSGKRVIEQYTGKKTSRDFQTTRWLREQGFAEHIVRQDELKHRISEIVDDFVKQEPDGGNRSRKA, encoded by the coding sequence GTGAAGCATTTCTATCTCCCATTTGAAAAAAGGCCGGATTTCAACTGTTCGGCGGAAGCTATCGGCCAGCTTGGAGAATACGAAAAGTACCAGCTTTCCTTCCACCCTGAACGTCCGAAATACCTCGACTACCTGTCGATTTTCGACCGGGTCGAGGAATGTCTGCAAAGCGACCTGCCGGGAGCGTGCCTCATCCAGACCCACCGGGCCCTGCTCGATACAGCGAATGGCCCCCTCGAGGTAATGCTGATCGGTCAGCAGTCCGCTCCGACCTCCGATTTCGAGGAACTCCAGAAGATCATGAAAAACAACGGCCTTGCGCGGCAGTGGAACAACGGCATGCCCACGCCTGCGGCCTACGAACGCGCCATCGGCGCGATAGACCTTGCCGGAAAGGAAGGGCGGCTGATCATCACCATGATCGACACCCCTGGCGCGGATCCGACGGAAGAAGCCGAAGCCGGAGGCATCGCGTGGAAAATAGGCAAATGCATGCAGTCGCTCGCCGAAAGCCCGGTGCCGACCATCTCGGTGATCATGAACCGGGGGTGCAGCGGTGGAGCCATCGCCATGACGGGATGCGACAGGGTGCTTGCCATGGAATACTCCACCTATCTGGTCATATCTCCCGAAGCCTGCTCCTCCATACTTTTCAGAACGAGAAACAAGGCCAGCCTTGCCGCCGAGATATCTCAGATCACCTCCAGGGAAGCCCACGCGCACGGCATCGTCGATGACCTGGTGCCCGAACCGGAGGGTCCGGCCCACCGCTTTGCGGAAGCCGCGAAACGCTCACTGAAACAGGCACTGGGCAACCATGCAGCCGCGCTCGCGGCAATCCCGCGCGAAACCATCTTCGAACACAGAATCGAAAAATGGCGCGGTATCGGAAAATGGGACACGCTTTCCGAGAGTGCTGTCGCCGCCATGCAAAAACAAGTTTCGCGCAAGCTGAAAAAGCCCGACGACTCACCGTTTATCAAACGCCACAGCAGATGCCGCGACAGCAGCGGCAGACGCTTCTACGACCCGGTGCTTTTCGAACGGCTTCTAGCCGAAAACTATGTCTGTTCCGAATGCGGTTACCGCTATACCAGGCTTTCGGCCCAGGATTACATCGACCTCGTGCTTGACCGGGAAAGCTTCAGGGAACATTCAGAAACACGGCATATCGTCGATCTCGACATCCTCGCTTTTCCCGGTTACAGGGAAAAACTGCTGGAAGCACGGAAATCGACAGGCATGGCGACCGCGTTCATCACCGGAGACGGAACCGTCGACGGCCGTGACGTGGTGTTCTGCGCAACCGATTTCGGCTTTCTCGGAGGATCGTTCTGCATGTCAACCGGAGAAAAAATCTGGCAGGCTGCTCAAATAGCGATCCGCCGGAGGTGCCCTCTCATCGTTCAGGCGGCCGGCGGCGGCGCGCGAATGCATGAAGGATGTTCGTCGATGGTCAGCATCCCCAAGGCGCACGTGGCGCTTTCACGCATCGAACGAGCATCTCTTCCACTCGTGACTATCGTCACCGACCCTACGCTCGGCGGCGTCGCGATAGGCTTCGGTTCAAGAGGTATCCGGCTTTTCGAATACAACGCCGGCAACATCGGGTTCTCGGGAAAAAGGGTGATCGAACAGTACACGGGCAAGAAAACGTCACGTGATTTCCAGACAACCCGCTGGCTCCGGGAACAGGGCTTCGCCGAGCATATCGTCCGCCAGGACGAACTGAAGCATCGCATATCGGAGATCGTCGACGATTTCGTCAAACAGGAACCGGACGGAGGCAACCGATCCAGAAAAGCCTGA
- a CDS encoding YbaB/EbfC family nucleoid-associated protein, with protein sequence MAMPNLGDMMKQLKQAGEKMQDVQKQLEKITAEGEAGGGMVKATATGSQKIVAVTIDPEILDDVEMVQDLVVAAVNNALEKASGLAREEMTKAAGGMLNTDDLLKNFNFGQ encoded by the coding sequence ATGGCTATGCCGAATTTAGGTGACATGATGAAGCAGCTCAAACAGGCCGGCGAGAAAATGCAGGATGTCCAGAAGCAGCTTGAAAAAATCACGGCGGAAGGAGAAGCCGGCGGCGGGATGGTGAAGGCCACCGCGACCGGAAGCCAGAAAATCGTGGCGGTTACGATCGATCCGGAAATACTCGACGATGTCGAAATGGTCCAGGACCTCGTTGTGGCGGCTGTGAACAACGCGCTCGAAAAAGCTTCCGGCCTCGCGCGGGAAGAGATGACGAAGGCAGCGGGAGGCATGCTCAATACTGACGATCTTCTCAAAAATTTCAATTTCGGCCAGTAA
- the mce gene encoding methylmalonyl-CoA epimerase — translation MIENIDHIAIAVSDLESALERFMALTGIAPGNIRIEEVPSEKVRVAFIPLGGSKIELLEPMGNDSPIGKFLQKRGEGLHHIALETADIEAETSRAAAEGLQPISPPSTGAGNKKIVFFNPKDTNRVLVEFVQKL, via the coding sequence ATGATCGAAAACATCGACCATATAGCCATCGCGGTAAGCGACCTCGAAAGCGCCCTCGAACGGTTCATGGCCCTTACCGGCATTGCCCCCGGGAACATAAGGATCGAGGAAGTGCCTTCGGAAAAGGTGCGGGTCGCCTTCATTCCGCTTGGGGGTTCGAAAATCGAGCTGCTGGAACCGATGGGCAATGACAGCCCGATCGGAAAATTCCTTCAAAAACGCGGTGAAGGCCTGCACCATATCGCGCTTGAAACGGCCGACATCGAAGCTGAAACCTCGAGGGCTGCAGCAGAAGGGCTTCAGCCCATTTCTCCCCCCTCGACCGGGGCGGGCAACAAAAAAATCGTATTTTTCAACCCGAAAGACACCAACCGGGTGCTTGTCGAGTTCGTGCAGAAGCTGTAA
- a CDS encoding LexA family protein — MVKENVAESDEVLKAEARKIQLLFDRAVEPQNKNIVIASINGEQTVKRLLIDGKNIKLMPENSRHKPIEVKKDMDFRTQEVVIWMIRRTG, encoded by the coding sequence ATGGTAAAAGAGAACGTGGCCGAAAGCGACGAGGTATTGAAAGCCGAAGCCCGGAAGATACAGTTGCTTTTTGACCGGGCTGTCGAGCCGCAGAACAAAAATATCGTCATCGCCTCCATCAACGGCGAACAAACGGTCAAGAGACTGCTGATCGACGGCAAGAACATCAAACTCATGCCGGAAAACAGCCGTCACAAGCCTATCGAAGTGAAAAAAGACATGGACTTTCGAACGCAGGAGGTCGTGATCTGGATGATACGGCGGACGGGGTGA
- the recR gene encoding recombination mediator RecR: protein MRYTSAAIEALIEEFAKLPGVGRKTAQRLAMHILDEQPLEVEKLARALLDVKERVISCSICQNVTDRGDDPCSICTGNGRDRSVICVVESPADVLAFEKTSQYRGLYHVLHGVISPLDGIGPDDIRIKELLLRLSPVEEGGPKEIIMALNPTVEGETTVLYLGKLLRPLGVNVTKIARGIPVGAELEFIDEATLSRALEGRSAC, encoded by the coding sequence ATGCGATATACGTCTGCGGCAATCGAGGCACTGATCGAGGAGTTCGCGAAATTGCCGGGTGTGGGGCGCAAGACCGCTCAGCGCCTCGCCATGCACATTCTGGACGAACAGCCGCTGGAGGTGGAAAAGCTCGCCCGTGCGCTGCTCGACGTCAAGGAGCGTGTCATCAGTTGCTCGATATGCCAGAACGTTACCGACAGGGGAGACGATCCCTGTTCGATATGCACCGGAAACGGCCGCGACAGGTCGGTCATCTGCGTCGTCGAGTCACCGGCTGACGTGCTCGCATTCGAGAAAACCTCGCAGTATCGGGGTCTTTATCATGTGCTGCACGGCGTAATTTCTCCCCTCGACGGCATCGGCCCTGACGATATCCGCATAAAGGAACTGCTCTTGAGGCTTTCGCCCGTCGAAGAGGGAGGGCCCAAGGAAATCATCATGGCCCTCAACCCTACGGTCGAGGGTGAAACGACCGTTCTGTATCTCGGCAAGCTGCTCAGGCCGCTGGGAGTGAACGTAACCAAGATAGCAAGGGGCATCCCCGTGGGCGCCGAACTTGAATTCATCGACGAGGCCACGCTGTCGCGGGCTCTTGAAGGAAGGTCGGCGTGCTGA
- a CDS encoding aldo/keto reductase has product MNTRRLGITELRITPVGFGSWAIGGSDWAHGWGPQDDSEAIAAVEKALELGVNWIDTAAVYGLGHAEELVGRALDGVKKKPLVFTKCSLVWNNNRRVGNSLKADSVRRECEASLKRLKTDAIDLYQIHWPYPDNDIEEGWRTMAELKEEGLVRHIGVSNFDADQMRRAQAIAPVETLQPPYSMLRRAIETDILPFCREHDIGVIVYSPMLSGMLTGAMTRERALSLPENDWRRNNKEFQEPRLSRNLELVELLKAIGGKHGRSAGEVAIAWTFRNPAVTAAIVGGRSPRQVEGTVGAMEFRLTDEEAHEIDSFIKAMPE; this is encoded by the coding sequence ATGAACACTCGGCGTCTGGGAATAACAGAACTGCGGATAACGCCCGTGGGTTTCGGAAGCTGGGCGATAGGCGGAAGCGACTGGGCGCACGGCTGGGGACCGCAGGACGACAGCGAAGCGATAGCGGCCGTCGAAAAAGCCCTGGAACTCGGCGTCAACTGGATCGACACCGCCGCCGTCTACGGCCTCGGCCACGCCGAGGAGCTCGTGGGACGGGCGCTCGATGGCGTGAAGAAGAAACCGCTCGTTTTCACCAAATGCTCCCTGGTCTGGAACAACAACCGACGTGTCGGCAACAGCCTGAAGGCCGATTCGGTCAGAAGGGAGTGCGAAGCGAGCCTGAAACGCCTGAAGACCGACGCCATCGACCTCTACCAGATTCACTGGCCCTATCCGGATAACGATATCGAGGAAGGCTGGCGTACGATGGCCGAACTGAAGGAAGAAGGCCTCGTGCGTCACATCGGCGTCTCCAATTTCGACGCCGACCAGATGCGGCGAGCGCAGGCGATCGCCCCGGTCGAAACCCTTCAGCCGCCCTACTCCATGCTCCGCAGGGCGATAGAAACGGATATCCTGCCGTTCTGCCGCGAACACGATATCGGCGTCATCGTCTACTCTCCGATGCTTTCGGGCATGCTGACCGGAGCCATGACGCGCGAACGGGCGCTGTCCCTCCCCGAGAACGACTGGCGGAGAAACAACAAGGAGTTCCAGGAACCCCGCCTCTCCCGGAATCTCGAGCTTGTCGAGCTGCTGAAAGCGATCGGCGGAAAACACGGCCGGTCGGCCGGAGAGGTCGCGATAGCCTGGACGTTTCGCAACCCGGCGGTCACGGCGGCCATCGTCGGAGGACGCAGTCCCCGCCAGGTCGAAGGAACCGTCGGGGCGATGGAGTTCCGTCTGACCGATGAAGAAGCGCATGAGATAGACTCCTTCATAAAAGCCATGCCTGAGTAG
- the rsmA gene encoding 16S rRNA (adenine(1518)-N(6)/adenine(1519)-N(6))-dimethyltransferase RsmA, which translates to MTKVEYKHKEVAVKKKLGQNFLTDRNIARKIVESAAVAQSDRVLEIGPGFGSLTSMILEYRKTFTAVEKDPVLASFIREEFPSVSLLEADFLTVDIAAMAAEGRLKVLGNIPYSITSPILFKLLDNRRHIVSATLMMQHEVARRLTAKPNTKEYGILAVQLQTFCDVDYLFKVGKKVFRPRPEVDSAVVRIVPRHSEMDADETGFRAFVRKAFAQRRKTLQNNLKKEYDLSGVVTIDTGLRAEALTIEEFARLYREMRPR; encoded by the coding sequence ATGACGAAGGTCGAATATAAGCATAAAGAAGTAGCGGTAAAAAAAAAACTGGGGCAGAACTTCCTTACGGACCGCAACATAGCGAGGAAAATCGTTGAATCGGCGGCAGTCGCCCAATCCGACCGCGTACTGGAGATCGGTCCGGGTTTCGGCTCGCTGACAAGCATGATCCTCGAATACCGCAAAACCTTCACCGCTGTCGAGAAAGACCCGGTTCTGGCCTCGTTCATCCGTGAGGAGTTCCCTTCGGTCAGTCTCCTGGAAGCCGACTTCCTGACGGTCGATATCGCGGCAATGGCCGCTGAGGGGCGTTTGAAAGTTCTTGGGAACATCCCCTACTCCATTACCAGCCCCATACTTTTCAAGCTGCTCGACAACCGCCGCCATATCGTCTCGGCGACCTTGATGATGCAGCACGAAGTGGCCCGGCGTCTCACGGCGAAACCGAACACAAAGGAATACGGCATCCTTGCCGTTCAACTCCAGACCTTCTGTGATGTCGACTATCTGTTCAAGGTCGGCAAAAAAGTGTTCAGGCCTCGCCCTGAAGTCGACAGTGCGGTCGTTCGCATCGTTCCACGGCATTCGGAAATGGATGCCGACGAAACAGGATTCCGTGCCTTCGTCCGCAAGGCGTTCGCCCAGCGCCGGAAAACCCTACAGAACAATCTCAAGAAAGAGTACGATCTCTCCGGCGTCGTAACGATCGACACCGGACTGCGGGCTGAAGCGCTGACGATCGAAGAATTCGCCAGGCTCTACAGGGAAATGCGCCCGAGGTAA